A genomic segment from Orientia tsutsugamushi str. Boryong encodes:
- a CDS encoding Rrf2 family transcriptional regulator has product MILTTKSKYAVMGVLDIASRESSKPAKLFEIAKRQNIALNYLEQLFNKLKNKGIVKSVKGPNGGYLLSCDIKKTTINDIIFAVEEKIQITRCNNSKGCLALNIRCTAHYLWEELEYKIKHYFSEISLDDIISGKVKSQALRARSLRLN; this is encoded by the coding sequence TTGATATTAACCACTAAAAGCAAATATGCTGTTATGGGAGTGCTAGATATTGCAAGTAGAGAGTCAAGCAAACCAGCTAAATTATTTGAAATTGCCAAGCGTCAGAATATAGCACTCAATTACTTAGAGCAGCTATTCAATAAGCTTAAAAATAAGGGGATAGTAAAATCAGTTAAAGGCCCAAATGGAGGTTATTTATTAAGCTGCGATATAAAAAAAACAACTATTAATGATATTATTTTTGCTGTTGAAGAAAAAATTCAAATTACTAGATGTAATAATAGCAAAGGATGTTTAGCATTAAATATTAGATGTACTGCTCACTATTTGTGGGAAGAATTAGAATATAAAATTAAACACTACTTTAGTGAAATCTCTTTGGATGATATAATTTCCGGGAAAGTAAAGTCACAAGCTTTAAGAGCAAGATCACTTAGGTTAAATTAA
- a CDS encoding ferredoxin family 2Fe-2S iron-sulfur cluster binding protein gives MIPQTVKVIFIINDTEEKMVDAQIGLSLLEVAHHNKIDLEGACEGSLACSTCHVIVDPGWYKKLPLPVEEEEDMLDLAFGLTNTSRLGCQIIITEELDGLIVKLPIATRNVSLL, from the coding sequence ATGATACCACAAACAGTAAAAGTTATTTTTATAATTAATGATACAGAAGAAAAAATGGTTGATGCCCAAATTGGGCTGTCATTATTAGAAGTAGCTCACCATAATAAAATAGACCTCGAAGGAGCTTGTGAAGGTTCATTAGCATGTTCAACTTGCCACGTAATAGTTGATCCAGGTTGGTATAAAAAACTTCCTTTACCTGTTGAAGAGGAAGAAGATATGCTAGATTTAGCATTTGGGCTAACTAATACATCTAGGCTTGGGTGTCAAATTATTATTACAGAGGAACTTGACGGATTAATTGTCAAACTACCAATAGCAACTAGAAATGTGAGTTTATTATAA
- a CDS encoding cysteine desulfurase family protein — MGSVMYNFIDHSTAAAIEKARYYNSTDKYSFSSFNIDNQAKTKQKNKKVYFDYNATTPIHSESLEVMLEVLHMPANPSSIHYFGQIAKGFIEKARLQIANTLDIPLSHDKFNCIFVSSGTEANNLLLTSFKKVYKNGIIITCATEHLSILNCARNYNDTQIIDVDDKGIVDLIQLQNTLYSNKGLPLLVTIMLVNNETGVIQPLEEIVRLSKEHQAWVHSDCSQAFSKIPVNITQLNLDFATISSHKIGGPIGAASLIAKSPNFITPQMVGGGQENGIRAGTENVAAIAGFGKAVELLPKMLKQSNFTKTLRQYLEDKISRIDNKIKIFGQNAPRVGNTSMIMMPEVTSQQQILYFDINGFAVSVGSACSSGQLKQSYVLTAMKIPDHEADCAIRISLGWNNTEEEIKQFYTLWQKQYLYHIKASNIKKQA, encoded by the coding sequence ATGGGTTCAGTAATGTATAACTTTATTGATCATAGCACTGCAGCAGCTATTGAAAAAGCTAGGTATTATAATTCTACTGACAAGTATTCTTTCTCTAGTTTTAACATAGATAATCAAGCGAAAACAAAACAAAAAAATAAAAAAGTATATTTTGATTACAATGCAACAACTCCCATACATTCAGAGTCACTAGAAGTTATGTTAGAAGTGTTACATATGCCAGCTAATCCTTCTTCGATCCACTATTTTGGACAAATAGCTAAAGGGTTTATAGAAAAAGCTAGATTGCAAATTGCTAATACATTAGATATACCATTAAGTCATGACAAATTTAATTGCATATTTGTTTCTTCAGGTACTGAAGCAAATAATTTACTGCTTACTAGCTTTAAAAAAGTCTATAAAAATGGAATAATTATTACCTGTGCAACAGAGCACCTATCAATATTAAATTGCGCTAGAAATTATAATGACACGCAAATTATAGATGTAGATGACAAAGGTATTGTTGATCTTATACAGTTACAAAATACGCTTTATAGTAATAAAGGTTTGCCTTTGTTAGTTACAATTATGTTGGTAAATAATGAAACTGGAGTTATACAGCCACTTGAAGAGATAGTTAGACTATCTAAAGAACATCAAGCATGGGTTCATAGTGATTGCAGCCAAGCTTTTTCTAAGATTCCAGTTAATATCACTCAGTTAAATCTCGATTTTGCTACAATTTCAAGCCACAAAATTGGAGGACCAATAGGTGCTGCATCTCTTATAGCAAAATCTCCAAATTTTATTACACCACAAATGGTTGGTGGAGGTCAAGAAAATGGGATTAGAGCCGGCACTGAAAATGTTGCTGCAATAGCTGGATTTGGCAAAGCTGTTGAACTTTTACCTAAAATGCTGAAACAAAGTAATTTTACTAAAACATTAAGACAATATCTTGAAGACAAAATTAGCAGAATAGACAATAAAATAAAAATTTTTGGCCAAAATGCTCCCAGAGTTGGTAATACTAGCATGATAATGATGCCAGAGGTAACATCTCAACAACAAATTCTTTATTTTGATATTAATGGATTTGCTGTTAGTGTTGGTTCAGCATGTTCTTCAGGCCAGCTAAAACAATCTTACGTACTTACAGCTATGAAGATTCCAGATCATGAAGCAGACTGTGCAATTAGAATATCTCTTGGATGGAATAACACTGAAGAAGAAATAAAACAATTTTATACATTATGGCAAAAACAATATTTGTATCATATCAAGGCTAGCAATATAAAGAAACAAGCTTAA
- the ftsA gene encoding cell division protein FtsA, with protein MGTKLSNFVSIDIGSSKIAAVASYVENNGLISVVSQGFYYSSGIKSGIISDFKKAENSVISAIYNLEKDLGKTIKHVTISLSNVCTKSYYTYSKIKIATQYVTKQDIIKLISKALYNFKIQNQEIIHYFPIEFSLDNNNSIQDPIGMHGKELGCRLHLISANSNVLLNIINCLAKCQVEVQEVVLSIYASGLACLTEDEKNLGAIIIDVGAQTTSFGVFFDGKLLYSGNVAIGGWHITSDIAKVLSLSMKTAEKLKVLYGYAMVNMVNKDNIINFEDLDPEANYSNGKSSITISQLSKIIQPRAEEILELVKIEYDKVGVDYLIARCIVLTGGGAILRGFRELVSKIFDKYTRIGIPHLLPGLAEDCNSSSYSAVIGVIQYYANKQHKFYVNANDSDKLKHGLFKQIMLWLRENI; from the coding sequence ATGGGAACTAAGCTTAGTAATTTTGTATCAATAGATATAGGTAGTAGTAAAATTGCAGCTGTGGCATCTTATGTTGAAAATAATGGCTTAATTAGTGTAGTAAGCCAAGGGTTTTACTATTCATCAGGAATTAAATCTGGCATTATTTCAGATTTTAAAAAAGCTGAAAATAGTGTTATTAGCGCAATATATAATTTAGAAAAAGATCTTGGCAAAACTATAAAACATGTTACTATTTCTCTGTCAAATGTTTGCACAAAATCTTACTATACCTATAGCAAAATTAAAATTGCAACGCAATACGTAACCAAGCAGGACATTATCAAGCTTATATCCAAGGCATTATACAATTTCAAAATACAGAATCAAGAAATAATACACTACTTTCCTATTGAGTTTTCACTTGATAATAATAATTCAATTCAAGATCCAATAGGAATGCATGGTAAGGAGTTAGGATGCAGATTACATTTAATAAGCGCTAATTCTAATGTGCTACTTAATATTATTAATTGCCTTGCAAAGTGTCAGGTAGAGGTACAAGAGGTTGTTTTGTCAATTTATGCATCCGGCTTAGCTTGTTTAACTGAAGATGAAAAAAATTTGGGCGCAATAATAATTGACGTAGGAGCTCAAACTACTTCTTTTGGAGTGTTTTTTGATGGTAAGTTATTATATAGCGGCAATGTAGCTATCGGAGGCTGGCATATTACTTCTGATATTGCAAAAGTACTATCATTAAGCATGAAAACAGCTGAAAAACTAAAAGTATTATATGGCTACGCTATGGTCAATATGGTAAATAAAGATAATATTATTAATTTTGAAGATCTTGATCCCGAAGCTAACTATAGTAATGGCAAATCTAGTATTACTATTTCTCAGTTATCAAAAATTATTCAGCCAAGAGCTGAAGAGATATTAGAATTAGTCAAAATAGAATATGATAAAGTAGGAGTTGACTATTTAATCGCTCGTTGTATAGTGTTAACTGGTGGTGGAGCAATCTTGCGAGGGTTCAGAGAATTAGTAAGTAAAATTTTTGATAAATACACCAGGATTGGAATTCCACATTTGTTGCCTGGTTTAGCAGAAGATTGCAATTCAAGCTCTTATTCGGCTGTAATAGGGGTTATTCAATATTATGCTAACAAGCAGCATAAATTTTATGTGAATGCTAACGATTCAGATAAATTAAAACATGGGTTGTTTAAACAAATAATGTTATGGCTAAGGGAGAATATATAA
- a CDS encoding glycosyltransferase family 2 protein, whose product MDKELDLLVISIDNFICNIQDGDIDSLESLLVKGLTTETEVLDTIQKECKLELINTKQLIKYNVLDHIRQSEYCQKRYLLCTDIDQNKIIVLNNYNPLKIKLIAQHFSTYLVKLVSKQDFFSLIDHSFKRLNVARSKYLLDLHNDKVNAKNINYVLLTGKIILTLSFFHQFSREGFLFIMHLLYFAHGVLKLLLFKVAMLRYQLHLSSLYYSVELFPFYTILVPLYHEVEKLRDIVKAIELLNYPKNRIEVKIIIEEDDVYTMLELTTMHLAHYFHVIKVPFSFPQTKPKALNYAMNYIVGEYITVYDAEDSPEPDQLLKVIYHFQNLQPDYQCIQARINFYNKNENVLTKLMSIEYCLWFDFFLYGLTCLGLPVTLGGTSNHCRAKMLKSLGYWDAYNVTEDADLGLRIYIAGFKTAVIDSYTYGEAVIDCKGWLHQRSRWIKGFIQTSFVFMSYNKNIRNRLGLCANICICLFILFSPLMFLFIPLWLISGIIDNDCTLGTILWYNMLFALAYMHVMSWIALCRIKGHWSNLTLQDLLCFIIWPLYSMLHVIASYKAIFELCVKPFKWNKTKHGVSRININ is encoded by the coding sequence ATGGATAAAGAATTAGATTTATTAGTTATATCAATTGATAATTTTATTTGTAATATTCAAGATGGTGATATAGATAGCTTAGAATCCTTGTTAGTTAAAGGCCTAACTACTGAGACTGAGGTATTAGATACAATTCAAAAAGAATGCAAGCTTGAGCTAATTAACACTAAGCAACTCATAAAATATAATGTACTTGACCACATCAGGCAAAGCGAATATTGCCAAAAACGATATTTGTTGTGTACTGATATTGATCAAAATAAGATAATAGTATTAAACAATTATAACCCTTTAAAAATAAAATTAATTGCTCAACATTTCTCAACTTATCTAGTTAAATTAGTTAGCAAACAAGATTTTTTTTCTCTGATCGATCACTCTTTTAAAAGACTAAATGTTGCAAGATCTAAATATTTGCTTGATTTGCATAATGATAAGGTCAATGCTAAAAATATTAACTATGTTTTACTTACTGGAAAAATTATCTTAACACTAAGTTTTTTTCATCAGTTTTCTAGAGAAGGGTTTTTATTCATTATGCATTTACTATACTTTGCGCATGGTGTTTTAAAGTTATTATTATTTAAAGTAGCTATGTTAAGATATCAACTTCATTTAAGTAGTTTATATTATAGTGTAGAGCTTTTTCCATTTTATACTATTTTAGTACCTTTATATCATGAAGTAGAGAAGCTTAGAGACATAGTTAAAGCAATAGAGTTACTTAATTATCCTAAAAACAGAATTGAGGTAAAAATTATTATTGAGGAAGATGATGTATATACTATGCTTGAGCTGACTACAATGCATCTAGCTCATTATTTTCATGTTATTAAAGTACCTTTCTCATTTCCTCAAACTAAGCCTAAAGCATTAAATTATGCAATGAATTATATTGTCGGAGAGTATATCACTGTCTATGATGCTGAAGACAGTCCAGAACCTGATCAATTATTAAAAGTAATATATCATTTTCAAAATTTGCAACCTGATTATCAATGTATACAAGCTAGAATTAACTTTTATAACAAAAATGAAAATGTATTAACTAAGTTAATGAGCATAGAATATTGCTTATGGTTTGATTTTTTTTTGTATGGATTAACATGTTTAGGGCTGCCTGTAACTTTAGGCGGAACTAGCAATCATTGTAGAGCAAAGATGCTAAAATCTTTAGGTTACTGGGATGCTTATAATGTTACTGAAGATGCTGACTTAGGATTAAGAATTTATATTGCTGGATTTAAAACTGCAGTTATTGATTCTTATACTTATGGTGAAGCTGTGATTGATTGTAAAGGATGGTTGCATCAAAGATCAAGATGGATTAAAGGGTTTATTCAAACTTCCTTTGTTTTTATGAGTTATAATAAAAATATAAGAAATAGATTGGGGTTATGTGCTAATATTTGTATCTGCCTTTTTATATTGTTCTCGCCTCTTATGTTTTTATTTATTCCGCTATGGCTTATTAGTGGTATAATTGATAATGACTGTACATTAGGAACAATATTGTGGTATAATATGCTTTTTGCGTTAGCTTATATGCATGTGATGTCTTGGATAGCATTGTGTAGGATTAAAGGTCATTGGAGCAATTTGACATTACAAGACTTATTATGTTTTATAATTTGGCCGCTATATTCTATGTTACATGTAATAGCAAGCTATAAAGCAATTTTTGAACTATGTGTTAAACCGTTTAAATGGAATAAGACAAAACATGGAGTTAGTCGCATTAATATTAATTGA
- the hscA gene encoding Fe-S protein assembly chaperone HscA, translated as MPLINIEEPQNQSIHTSEIVVGIDFGTTNSLVAHSINSKAYVIANSQGLNKLPSIVSFNHEGNVISIGSKEKHYIAITSVKRLLGKSTEEILNSSAIGQEIKELLVKNTNITSLKIADKTISPIEISAKIINQLKLQAEQYFNQKIKKAVISVPAHFDDAARNSIKQAAKIADLDVLRLISEPTAAAYSYGLDKGSNGVYLVYDFGGGTFDVSLLKIKNKIFQVIATGGDNQLGGNDIDYLIRDYLCNKLTLNQDHLSTEFLVLITEHCKIAKEHLTNNKFFNQTIKYNGQNLKLYITRTEFEQVISHIISKTIHITNQVIQESKISEQLKGIILVGGSSNIPLIKKLLKQTFKVQILSDLNPETVVATGAALQAENLTSSNQHLLIDVVPLSLGLEVMGGITEILIPRNSPIPIAIIKKFTTYANNQTAINFHIVQGEREMAADCRSLAKFTLSNLPLGPAGSISVEVTFAIDVDGLLFVSTSEQRTGIYEFITIKSALNISGEEVNKILENAYQNNLLDYNKKQLNEAITKANFMINNINQLIAQNTNLISPDNMNLIENVIQHLQKSIKSGHISAIQEGIKQLEDFKSFLLNSSLKLALQGKNIDKLLNNKLK; from the coding sequence ATGCCTCTAATTAACATTGAAGAACCCCAAAACCAATCAATTCATACTTCAGAGATTGTAGTTGGTATTGATTTTGGCACTACTAACTCTTTAGTAGCTCATTCAATTAATAGTAAGGCATATGTTATTGCTAATTCTCAAGGTTTAAACAAGCTTCCTTCTATTGTTAGTTTTAATCATGAAGGCAATGTTATATCTATAGGAAGTAAAGAAAAACATTATATTGCAATCACATCAGTTAAAAGATTACTAGGTAAAAGTACTGAAGAAATATTGAATTCTAGCGCTATTGGACAAGAAATTAAAGAATTGTTAGTTAAAAATACTAATATTACTAGCTTAAAAATTGCCGATAAAACTATTAGTCCAATAGAAATATCTGCTAAAATTATTAATCAGCTAAAGTTGCAAGCAGAGCAGTATTTTAATCAAAAAATAAAAAAGGCTGTTATTTCAGTTCCAGCTCACTTTGATGATGCAGCTCGTAATAGCATAAAGCAAGCAGCTAAAATTGCTGATCTTGATGTATTGAGATTAATTAGCGAGCCTACCGCTGCAGCATATTCATATGGACTTGATAAAGGTTCAAATGGTGTTTATTTAGTTTATGATTTTGGAGGCGGAACTTTTGATGTTTCACTTCTAAAAATCAAGAATAAAATTTTTCAAGTTATTGCTACAGGAGGAGATAATCAACTTGGAGGAAATGATATTGATTATTTAATTCGAGACTATCTTTGTAATAAATTGACTCTTAACCAAGATCATCTTTCAACTGAATTTTTAGTATTAATTACTGAGCATTGCAAAATAGCTAAAGAACACTTAACTAACAATAAATTTTTTAATCAAACAATAAAATATAATGGCCAAAATCTTAAGTTATATATTACCAGAACAGAATTTGAACAAGTTATAAGTCATATTATTAGTAAAACAATCCACATTACTAATCAAGTTATCCAAGAAAGTAAAATAAGCGAACAGTTAAAAGGCATAATATTAGTTGGAGGAAGTAGCAATATTCCTTTAATAAAAAAATTATTAAAACAAACCTTTAAAGTACAGATATTATCTGATTTAAATCCTGAAACGGTAGTAGCAACTGGGGCAGCTCTTCAAGCTGAAAATTTAACTTCATCAAACCAACATTTACTAATAGATGTAGTTCCACTATCATTAGGATTAGAAGTAATGGGAGGTATAACAGAAATTTTAATTCCAAGAAATTCTCCTATACCAATTGCAATTATTAAGAAATTTACTACCTATGCAAATAATCAAACAGCAATAAACTTCCATATAGTACAAGGTGAAAGAGAAATGGCAGCTGATTGCCGATCTTTAGCAAAATTTACGTTAAGCAATTTACCATTAGGTCCTGCTGGTAGCATTAGTGTTGAAGTTACTTTTGCTATTGATGTTGATGGTTTGTTATTTGTTAGTACCAGTGAGCAAAGAACTGGAATATATGAATTTATTACCATCAAATCTGCTTTGAATATCAGCGGAGAAGAAGTAAATAAAATTTTAGAAAATGCTTATCAGAACAATCTTTTAGATTATAACAAGAAACAGCTTAATGAAGCGATTACTAAAGCTAATTTTATGATTAACAATATTAACCAATTAATAGCTCAAAATACAAACTTAATCTCTCCAGACAATATGAATTTAATTGAAAATGTCATTCAGCATTTACAAAAATCTATAAAATCAGGTCATATAAGTGCAATTCAGGAAGGTATTAAGCAGCTTGAAGATTTTAAAAGTTTTTTGCTAAACAGTAGTTTAAAACTTGCTTTACAAGGTAAAAACATTGATAAATTACTAAATAATAAACTAAAGTAG
- the iscU gene encoding Fe-S cluster assembly scaffold IscU → MNNDAKTVTGTRTAGYSSEVIKYYEDRSNVGSLDETDKSVGTGLVGAPACGDVMKLQIKVNDHGIIEDAKFKTFGCGSAIASSALVTEWIKSQSLSDAEQIKNSKIAEHLALLPIKMHCSMLAEDAIKAAIVDYKSKQNKT, encoded by the coding sequence ATGAATAATGATGCAAAAACAGTTACAGGTACTCGTACAGCTGGTTATAGTTCAGAAGTTATAAAGTACTATGAAGATAGATCTAATGTTGGATCACTTGATGAAACAGATAAATCAGTTGGCACTGGATTAGTTGGTGCTCCTGCTTGCGGCGACGTTATGAAACTGCAAATTAAAGTAAATGATCACGGAATAATTGAAGATGCAAAATTTAAGACTTTTGGCTGTGGATCAGCAATAGCTTCAAGTGCTTTAGTTACTGAATGGATAAAATCTCAATCTTTAAGTGATGCAGAGCAAATTAAAAATAGTAAGATTGCTGAACATTTAGCATTGCTGCCAATTAAAATGCATTGCTCAATGTTAGCTGAAGATGCTATTAAGGCAGCTATTGTTGATTACAAGTCTAAGCAAAATAAAACATAA
- a CDS encoding alpha/beta hydrolase produces MSEVFFNGPAGRIEGEYVQSDDSKAPVALVLHPHLPPDFFQGNMNHDVIICLHTLLVKNGFSALKINFRGIGKSQGAFDNGVGELMDAATALDWLQLHNPSSIDYLVAGFSFGAWICMQLIMRRPEVNNFIAVSPPTNKFDFSFLSPCPIPGLIVQGEQDSIVPEESVLELVNKLSRQKNIDVEYKSLSGADHFFRGKLDELANVVDEYIKQNNRLSTGKKNTSKKHQNKLLL; encoded by the coding sequence ATGTCTGAAGTGTTTTTTAATGGACCAGCTGGTAGAATTGAGGGAGAATATGTTCAATCGGATGATTCAAAAGCTCCAGTAGCTTTAGTGTTACACCCTCATTTACCACCAGACTTTTTTCAAGGCAACATGAATCATGATGTTATAATCTGCTTACACACTCTTTTAGTAAAAAATGGGTTTTCAGCATTGAAGATTAACTTTAGAGGTATAGGCAAATCTCAAGGCGCTTTTGATAATGGAGTTGGTGAATTAATGGATGCAGCTACTGCTTTAGATTGGCTGCAATTACATAATCCTTCAAGTATAGATTACTTGGTAGCAGGTTTTTCATTTGGAGCTTGGATATGTATGCAATTAATTATGCGAAGGCCAGAAGTAAATAATTTTATTGCAGTATCACCTCCTACTAATAAATTTGATTTTTCATTTTTATCTCCTTGCCCAATACCTGGTTTGATAGTTCAGGGAGAGCAAGATAGTATAGTACCAGAAGAATCTGTACTAGAATTAGTTAACAAGTTATCAAGGCAAAAGAATATTGATGTTGAATATAAATCTTTGAGTGGTGCTGATCACTTTTTTCGAGGAAAGCTAGATGAGCTAGCTAATGTAGTAGATGAGTATATTAAACAAAATAATAGATTATCTACAGGTAAAAAAAACACATCTAAGAAGCATCAAAATAAGTTATTACTATAA
- a CDS encoding IscS subfamily cysteine desulfurase: protein MINTATKTAELRSKLKNNNVKFPIYMDYQATTPIDTRVVTAMLPYLTDKFGNPHSRSHLFGWESEEAVEVARKHVAYLIKSDPGEIIFTSGATEANNLAIKGVVDFYSNDKKNHIITVMTEHKCVINTCRHLEQKGIKVTYLPVNSNGLIDINNLNDAISDSTIMVSISTVNNEIGVIQPIEAIGQICRERKVFFHTDIAQAFGKIPIDVTKYNIDLASISAHKIYGPKGIGALYVRKRPRIRISPIIHGGGQERGMRSGTVPTPLVVGFGEAARIANIEMFEEYNRIQKMFSKFVNYILNHIPQTYLNGDIKSRYPGNINISFACVEGESLILALKDLAISSGSACTSASLEPSYVLKAMGVDEDLAHTSLRFGLGRFTTEEEVDYAVSLIVDQVNQLRDISPLWEMTQKGIDIKQINWSVH from the coding sequence ATGATAAACACAGCAACAAAAACAGCAGAGTTAAGGTCAAAATTAAAAAACAATAATGTTAAGTTTCCTATTTATATGGACTATCAAGCAACTACACCTATTGATACTCGAGTAGTTACTGCAATGTTGCCATATTTAACTGATAAATTCGGCAATCCACATTCACGTAGTCATTTATTTGGCTGGGAATCAGAAGAAGCAGTAGAAGTAGCACGTAAACATGTTGCATACTTAATTAAATCAGATCCAGGAGAAATTATTTTTACTTCTGGAGCAACAGAAGCAAATAATTTAGCCATTAAAGGAGTAGTAGATTTTTATAGTAATGACAAAAAAAATCATATAATTACTGTTATGACTGAACATAAATGCGTTATAAATACTTGTAGGCATCTAGAACAAAAAGGTATTAAGGTTACTTACTTACCTGTTAATAGTAATGGATTAATTGATATAAATAATCTTAATGATGCAATCAGTGACAGTACTATTATGGTATCAATTTCAACAGTTAACAATGAAATTGGGGTTATTCAACCAATCGAGGCCATAGGCCAAATTTGTCGTGAGAGAAAAGTTTTTTTTCATACCGATATTGCTCAAGCTTTTGGTAAAATACCAATTGATGTCACTAAATATAATATTGACCTTGCTAGCATTTCTGCTCATAAGATTTATGGGCCAAAAGGTATAGGTGCTCTCTATGTTAGAAAAAGGCCAAGAATACGTATTAGCCCAATCATTCATGGTGGAGGGCAAGAAAGAGGAATGCGATCAGGTACTGTACCTACTCCTTTAGTAGTAGGATTTGGAGAAGCAGCAAGAATTGCAAATATTGAAATGTTTGAAGAATATAATCGTATTCAAAAAATGTTTAGTAAGTTTGTTAACTATATATTGAACCATATACCACAAACTTATTTAAATGGAGATATTAAAAGCAGATATCCAGGCAATATTAATATCAGCTTTGCATGTGTAGAAGGAGAATCTTTAATATTAGCACTCAAGGATCTTGCAATTTCTTCTGGATCTGCTTGCACTTCTGCTTCATTAGAGCCTTCTTATGTTTTAAAGGCAATGGGAGTTGATGAAGATTTAGCTCACACTTCCTTAAGATTTGGCCTTGGAAGATTTACTACTGAAGAAGAAGTGGACTATGCAGTATCACTGATTGTTGATCAAGTAAATCAACTTCGGGATATTAGTCCACTTTGGGAAATGACACAAAAAGGAATAGATATAAAACAAATTAATTGGTCAGTGCATTAA
- the hscB gene encoding Fe-S protein assembly co-chaperone HscB, which translates to MINYFQLLNLPETFSLVLENIEDNYFQLQLKYHPDQVKNVEEKNKYLQISSNLNLAYKTLKCPYTRAEHILNLKGIDLTAPNLKSVITIDFLEKIFSFQTRLNAMNTVTELKKLQNILNVSYNNTTTELESLLASRNYEAATVKTMELKYWVNLINIINHRLRDASN; encoded by the coding sequence ATGATAAATTATTTTCAACTATTGAACTTACCTGAAACTTTTAGTTTGGTTTTGGAAAATATTGAAGATAATTATTTTCAGTTACAGTTAAAGTATCATCCCGACCAAGTTAAAAATGTTGAAGAAAAAAATAAATATTTACAAATATCCAGTAATTTAAATCTAGCATATAAAACATTAAAATGTCCATATACTCGAGCTGAACATATTCTAAACCTGAAAGGAATCGATTTAACTGCGCCAAATCTTAAATCAGTAATAACTATTGATTTTTTGGAAAAAATTTTTTCATTTCAAACTAGGTTAAATGCTATGAATACTGTTACTGAATTAAAAAAATTACAGAATATTTTAAACGTATCTTATAATAACACTACTACAGAGCTAGAGTCTTTATTAGCTAGCAGAAATTATGAGGCAGCAACAGTAAAAACAATGGAGTTAAAGTATTGGGTGAATTTAATAAATATTATAAATCATAGGCTAAGAGATGCCTCTAATTAA
- a CDS encoding HesB/IscA family protein, which translates to MSAINSSQLQINEARKQVITISSRAAKRIKELLAKREKPSLGIKVGIKTGGCSGYSYYIEYADVKGDFDEVIIDKGVTVLVDQKAILYLVGTTMDYIEGKFNSGFEFSNPNEKNRCGCGKSANF; encoded by the coding sequence ATGAGTGCTATTAATTCTTCACAATTACAAATTAATGAAGCTCGTAAGCAGGTTATTACTATTTCAAGTCGGGCAGCTAAAAGAATTAAAGAATTGCTTGCTAAACGAGAGAAACCATCTTTAGGCATTAAAGTAGGCATTAAGACAGGAGGATGCTCTGGCTATTCATATTATATAGAATATGCTGATGTTAAGGGAGATTTTGATGAAGTTATTATAGATAAGGGAGTAACAGTGCTAGTTGATCAAAAAGCGATACTTTATTTAGTTGGAACTACAATGGATTATATTGAAGGTAAATTTAATTCAGGATTTGAGTTTAGTAATCCTAATGAAAAAAATCGCTGTGGTTGTGGTAAATCTGCAAATTTTTAA